Proteins encoded within one genomic window of Rossellomorea vietnamensis:
- a CDS encoding MATE family efflux transporter, translated as MSNNQRNMTLFALTWPIFIEIFLHMLMGNADTLMLSQYSDDSVAAVGVSNQILSLIIVMFGFVATGTAILVAQHLGADENRMAGEVSIVSIAVNLLFGLLLSIALVFFSKPILSSMDLPRSLMDEASSYLKIVGGFAFIQALIMTAGAIMRSYGYTKDAMYITIGMNIINVIGNYLFIFGPFGVPVLGVEGVAISTITSRLIGFIVSIIVIRKRIPTALPFRRLLNLPLSHVKNLLRIGVPSAGEHLSYNGSQMVITYFIASIGTNAITTKVYAQNLMMFIFLFSVAISQGTQIIIGHMIGARDFDSAYERCLKSLKIAIIISLIMAGIFSVAAEPLLRIFTSNEEIISLGKTLIYLTIILEPGRSFNLVVINALRATGDVRFPVYMGILSMWGVSVTLSYILGIWFGLGLIGIWISFIADEWLRGIIMLKRWRSKVWIHKRFVQHDKNTV; from the coding sequence ATGAGCAATAACCAAAGAAACATGACCCTCTTTGCCTTGACCTGGCCGATCTTCATTGAAATTTTTCTTCATATGCTGATGGGAAATGCGGATACGTTAATGCTGAGTCAGTACTCGGATGACTCGGTAGCAGCCGTCGGGGTCTCCAATCAGATCCTTTCTCTCATCATTGTGATGTTTGGATTTGTCGCGACGGGTACAGCCATCCTCGTAGCCCAGCATCTCGGGGCGGATGAGAATCGCATGGCAGGGGAAGTGTCGATCGTTTCCATTGCTGTCAATCTACTATTCGGACTCTTATTGAGTATCGCCCTTGTATTTTTCAGTAAGCCGATCTTATCATCAATGGATCTCCCCCGTTCACTGATGGATGAAGCTTCTTCCTATTTAAAAATCGTGGGAGGCTTCGCTTTCATCCAGGCATTGATCATGACTGCAGGAGCCATCATGAGGAGCTACGGCTATACAAAAGACGCCATGTATATCACAATCGGCATGAATATCATCAATGTGATCGGAAACTACCTATTTATTTTTGGACCGTTCGGTGTCCCTGTATTAGGCGTAGAGGGTGTGGCGATTTCCACCATCACCTCGAGACTGATCGGATTCATCGTGAGTATCATCGTGATAAGGAAACGGATCCCCACTGCTCTTCCATTCAGAAGACTATTGAATCTACCACTCTCTCACGTTAAAAATTTGTTGAGGATCGGTGTCCCCTCTGCAGGGGAGCATCTTTCCTATAACGGGTCACAAATGGTCATTACTTACTTCATTGCGAGTATCGGGACCAATGCTATTACGACGAAGGTTTACGCCCAAAACCTGATGATGTTCATTTTCTTATTCAGCGTCGCCATCAGCCAGGGAACACAAATCATCATCGGACACATGATCGGTGCCAGGGATTTTGACAGTGCTTACGAACGATGCCTTAAAAGCTTAAAGATCGCAATCATCATCTCGCTCATCATGGCAGGGATTTTTTCCGTTGCAGCAGAACCTCTCCTTCGCATATTTACGAGCAACGAAGAAATCATTTCCCTTGGTAAAACATTGATCTATCTGACCATCATTCTCGAACCGGGAAGAAGCTTTAATTTAGTGGTCATTAACGCACTTAGGGCAACAGGTGATGTACGCTTCCCGGTCTATATGGGGATATTATCCATGTGGGGAGTGAGCGTCACACTTTCCTATATCCTCGGAATCTGGTTCGGACTCGGACTTATCGGAATCTGGATCTCCTTCATCGCCGATGAATGGCTGCGGGGCATCATCATGCTCAAACGCTGGCGATCCAAAGTATGGATCCATAAACGATTTGTCCAACATGATAAAAATACCGTTTAG
- a CDS encoding P-II family nitrogen regulator → MKKVEAIIRAEAFLSLREALCLRGFSGLTVSEAAGCGKQKGKQGIFRGNKFELQLVPRVKVEMIIDDGQVEDIIDLIVEHCSTDTVGDGKIFIYPVEDVIRIRTGERGKKAVL, encoded by the coding sequence TTGAAAAAAGTGGAAGCGATTATTCGTGCAGAAGCATTTCTATCCCTGCGAGAAGCATTATGTCTTCGTGGATTCAGCGGCCTGACAGTATCAGAGGCAGCCGGGTGTGGAAAACAAAAAGGGAAACAGGGGATATTCAGGGGGAATAAATTTGAGCTGCAGTTAGTCCCCCGCGTAAAGGTGGAAATGATCATCGACGATGGACAGGTGGAAGACATCATTGATCTCATCGTTGAACATTGCAGTACGGATACCGTGGGTGACGGTAAGATTTTCATTTATCCCGTCGAAGATGTCATCCGTATCCGCACAGGCGAACGAGGAAAAAAAGCCGTTTTGTAA
- a CDS encoding ammonium transporter → MIKKITSLLFLSLFVSTTAFAAAPTAESVQASVDSLWVMIAAVLVFFMHAGFAMVETGFTRAKNSLNILMKNFLTVAIASVLYFIVGFGFMFGGSSGGLIGTDSFFLSGREDIGFFLFQSVFAATCATIISGAVAERMKLKSYILLTIAMTGIIYPIVGHWVWGGGWLSELGFVDFAGSTVVHLTGAVGAFITVLFLGSRVGKYSKGKVNVIPGHNIPIGALGVFILWFGWFGFNGGSSLAADPTLVPHVITTTLFSASAAILSSAFYTLIRFKRIDPSLTLNGALGGLVGITAGCANVSLTGSLLIGLIAGVVLVEAVTFIDSKLKVDDPVGAIAVHGICGIWGTVAVGLFDVQNGLLYGGGAALVATQALGVLAVIAWTSVTVGGFLFIVTRVSSIRVSREEELSGLDFTEHGSNAYELKDTVLESNVSSTSPFGSDLVERLNSIGTGNVSDMNQRNTI, encoded by the coding sequence TTGATTAAAAAAATTACGTCGCTTCTGTTCCTTTCACTTTTTGTGAGCACTACCGCTTTCGCAGCTGCCCCTACCGCAGAATCTGTTCAAGCATCCGTCGACTCCCTGTGGGTCATGATCGCTGCAGTCCTTGTGTTCTTCATGCACGCCGGATTTGCCATGGTCGAGACCGGATTTACCCGCGCCAAGAACTCTCTTAATATCCTCATGAAAAACTTCTTAACTGTAGCCATTGCCTCTGTTCTTTATTTCATCGTAGGGTTCGGATTTATGTTCGGTGGATCTTCAGGCGGCCTCATCGGCACGGACAGCTTTTTCCTATCAGGACGGGAAGACATCGGTTTCTTCTTATTTCAATCCGTCTTTGCCGCTACTTGTGCCACGATCATTTCGGGAGCCGTGGCTGAACGCATGAAACTCAAAAGCTATATCCTTTTGACCATCGCCATGACAGGAATCATCTATCCGATCGTCGGACATTGGGTGTGGGGGGGCGGCTGGCTTTCTGAGCTTGGGTTCGTCGATTTCGCCGGATCTACTGTCGTCCATTTAACGGGTGCAGTAGGCGCATTCATCACAGTCCTATTCCTTGGATCCCGTGTTGGGAAATACAGCAAAGGAAAAGTGAATGTCATCCCGGGCCATAATATTCCCATCGGGGCCCTCGGTGTGTTCATCCTATGGTTCGGCTGGTTCGGGTTTAATGGAGGAAGCAGCCTGGCCGCTGATCCCACCCTTGTCCCGCACGTCATCACGACGACCTTATTTTCAGCTTCCGCCGCCATTCTTTCATCCGCTTTTTACACGTTGATCCGATTCAAGCGAATTGATCCATCCCTAACATTAAATGGTGCCCTCGGCGGACTGGTCGGAATTACCGCCGGCTGCGCCAATGTATCTCTCACAGGCTCACTCCTGATCGGTCTGATCGCGGGAGTCGTTTTAGTCGAGGCTGTCACCTTCATCGATTCGAAATTGAAAGTCGATGATCCTGTCGGAGCCATTGCCGTTCATGGAATTTGTGGAATATGGGGTACAGTGGCTGTGGGATTATTCGACGTCCAGAACGGACTTTTATATGGTGGAGGCGCTGCCCTGGTCGCCACTCAAGCCCTCGGGGTGTTGGCCGTCATTGCCTGGACGTCTGTCACCGTTGGCGGATTCCTATTCATCGTAACAAGAGTATCAAGTATTCGTGTCTCCCGTGAAGAAGAACTTTCAGGGCTGGACTTTACGGAGCATGGCTCCAATGCCTATGAATTAAAGGATACAGTATTGGAATCGAACGTTTCTTCCACTTCCCCATTCGGATCTGACTTAGTCGAGCGCTTGAACTCGATCGGAACGGGAAATGTGAGTGATATGAATCAACGGAACACAATCTGA
- a CDS encoding phytoene/squalene synthase family protein: MNKILKAYDHCENIIKVHSKTFYRAFSLLPKDQKKAVWAVYAFCRKVDDIVDEGTNPSEELRRFEMEFETYLTGFYPPDEPMWVALDDVFKRFNMDVQAFRDMIKGQRMDLGERVYVKMDDVIDYSYHVASTVGLMLLPILAPGKEQSLREDGIYLGYAMQLTNILRDIGEDLERGRLYIPQDLLVKYEYTVTDLKEHRINDAFQSIWEEMARLAENYYEKAFRTINLYPVYSRTPVKGAALLYRAILNEVRTNHYNVFSKKHYVSKDAKEKIISSIS; encoded by the coding sequence ATGAACAAGATCTTGAAAGCATACGATCACTGTGAAAATATCATAAAGGTTCATTCCAAAACATTTTACAGAGCTTTTTCATTACTGCCGAAAGACCAAAAGAAGGCTGTATGGGCTGTGTATGCCTTTTGCCGCAAAGTAGATGATATCGTTGACGAGGGCACGAATCCTTCAGAAGAATTACGCCGTTTCGAAATGGAATTTGAAACGTATCTGACCGGTTTTTATCCCCCGGATGAGCCGATGTGGGTAGCGCTGGATGATGTGTTTAAACGGTTCAATATGGATGTTCAAGCTTTCCGGGACATGATAAAGGGGCAAAGGATGGACCTTGGTGAAAGGGTCTACGTCAAGATGGACGATGTCATTGACTATTCCTATCACGTGGCGAGCACTGTAGGCTTAATGCTCCTGCCTATCCTTGCCCCCGGGAAAGAACAGTCATTGAGGGAAGACGGAATCTATCTTGGGTATGCCATGCAGCTGACCAATATATTGAGAGATATCGGCGAGGATCTTGAAAGGGGTCGATTATACATCCCTCAGGATCTATTAGTGAAATATGAGTATACTGTAACGGATTTAAAAGAACATAGAATCAACGACGCTTTTCAGTCGATATGGGAAGAAATGGCCCGACTTGCAGAAAATTACTATGAAAAAGCCTTTCGTACCATTAATCTTTATCCTGTGTATTCGAGGACCCCGGTAAAAGGCGCAGCCCTGTTATACCGTGCGATTCTGAACGAAGTCAGAACGAATCACTATAATGTTTTTTCAAAGAAGCACTATGTATCCAAAGATGCAAAAGAGAAGATCATTTCATCCATATCATAA